The following are from one region of the Pseudorasbora parva isolate DD20220531a chromosome 12, ASM2467924v1, whole genome shotgun sequence genome:
- the tusc2a gene encoding tumor suppressor 2, mitochondrial calcium regulator a, whose amino-acid sequence MGGSGSKAKGVWPFTSSGSGGEPPGEVSEQCLARLRGYKNATPFVFTRKSSLYFDEDGDLAHEFYEETVVTKNGRKKAKLKRIQKNLIPQGIVNLDHPRIHFDFPVILCEI is encoded by the exons ATGGGGGGCAGCGGATCCAAAGCGAAAGGAGTCTGGCCTTTCACCAGCTCAGGATCTGGAGGAGAACCTCCTGGCGAAGTCAGCGAACAGTGTTTAGCGCGCCTGCGAGGCTACAAGAACGCCACACCATTCGTCTTCACAAGGAAAAG CTCTCTGTATTTTGATGAGGATGGAGATCTGGCTCATGAGTTTTATGAGGAGACTGTGGTGACCAAGAACGGCAGAAAGAAAGCCAAGCTGAAAAGAATTCAGAAAAACCTCATACCTCAG GGAATCGTTAACCTGGATCACCCTCGAATCCACTTCGACTTCCCTGTCATCCTGTGTGAAATATAA